In Desulfatirhabdium butyrativorans DSM 18734, the genomic window CGATCGATCATCATCTGTCCGACAGCGATTTTGAACGGCTGCGCCGCTGTATCCATCAGACCTGCGGCATTCACCTGACGGCAAACAAGAAAACGCTTCTGGAAAGCCGGCTGCGAAAGCGGATGCGCGCCCTTTCCCTGAACACCTTCCAGGATTACTGCGACTACCTGTTTTCGGAAGCGGGCAGGCGGGAGGAAACCCGGTTCATGATCGAATCCGTGACGACGCACAAGACGGATTTTTTTCGGGAACCGCATCATTTCGAATACCTCACCCGAAAGGCGATTCCGGAAATGCTCCGCTCCCTGTCGCTCATCCCGGGCAGGCTCTTCTGGGCATGGAGTGCGGCCTGCTCCACGGGCGAGGAACCCTATACGCTGGCCATGGTGCTTGCGGAGTTTGCTGTTTCGCATCAAGGCTTCGATTACACCATCCTGGCCACCGATATCTCCACCGACGTCCTGAGCACGGCCAAGGCCGCCATATACAACGACGAGCAGATCGCGCCCGTGCCGCTTCCCATGCGAAAAAAATACCTGCTCAAAAGCCGGGATCCTTCCCGGAGAGTCGTCAAAATCGTCCCGGAGCTCAGAAGCCGCATCCGGTTCCAGCAATACAACCTGGTCGATCGCAAACCGCCGGTAAGCGAATCGATGAGCATCATCTTCTGCCGCAACGTCCTGATCTATTTCGACATGGAAACCCAACGCCGAATGGTGCAGAAATTCTGGGACATGCTGCATCCGGGCGGATATCTCTTTCTGGGACATGCCGAAAGTATCAACAACATGAGCGTGCCATTCCGGTACATGGCGCCGACCATCTATCGCAAGGAACTCAAAACATGAACGCCAACAAGCCGATCCGCGTGCTCATCGTGGATGATTCCGCGCTGGTGCGCCAGACCCTTTCGGACATCATTTCGAGCGATCCGGACCTCGTCGTTATGGGTACGGCGGCGGATCCCTTCATTGCAGCCGACCGCATCAAGGCGGAGCTGCCCGATGTC contains:
- a CDS encoding CheR family methyltransferase is translated as MNPIDHHLSDSDFERLRRCIHQTCGIHLTANKKTLLESRLRKRMRALSLNTFQDYCDYLFSEAGRREETRFMIESVTTHKTDFFREPHHFEYLTRKAIPEMLRSLSLIPGRLFWAWSAACSTGEEPYTLAMVLAEFAVSHQGFDYTILATDISTDVLSTAKAAIYNDEQIAPVPLPMRKKYLLKSRDPSRRVVKIVPELRSRIRFQQYNLVDRKPPVSESMSIIFCRNVLIYFDMETQRRMVQKFWDMLHPGGYLFLGHAESINNMSVPFRYMAPTIYRKELKT